The DNA segment GATTCAGTGGATCTACAATAGCATAAGCAGGTGCTGATCCAGCAGAAACCGCTGTTTGGATCGATAAAGTGCCATTTGTTTGGTTCCTAACAAATGGAAAAACATCTTGTGAAAAGTAATTGGCTCCATACACAAATTGACCATTGGGTGATACTGCAACGGAAATATTATTCTCATTGGTTGAGTAAACTCCTACTGAAGTTAATGTCCCGCTGAGTGGATCCAAATTAAATCCTTGGATTCCGGATACGTTTGCCGCTGCGCCTGTCAGTCCAACGTACAAATGTTTCCCTGTTGCATCAAATGCTAGTCTACCGACTGCTCCAGCGGTTGGATTTGAAGTTGATGTCGCAGGTGATATGATTGATATATTTCCAGAAGAATCAATTGCCATTCTATGAATTTGTTGGGTGGTTTCGGAACTCGCAAACAAGTATTTTTCGGAAGGATCCATCACTAATGAATAGGGAGTAGATGGTAAAACCAAATCAGTCGATTTGCTCGATAATGTGCCATTCTCTGGATTCAAACTCAATGTAGACACCGAAGTATTACCAACATTGGCAACATAAACAATTGTTCCAGATGAATTGGTAATTGTAAATCGAGGACGGTCTGTTAATTGAAAGGGTGATCCATTGACTGCAGAAATTTGGCCAGTATTCGAATCGATGCGAAAGACACTGATGCTGCTTGTTGCAGAGGTAGTCCCAACATTCGATACGAGTAAAAAACGAGGGGTCCTCACTCTTTTTTGGAATACTGTGCCACCACAGAATTGGAACCTTTCACTCGATGTGAGAAGTAGTAGAATCGAATCTTTAAATGATTTTGAACTCGAATCACAGACAGAATTTAGCTCAGTCGGTTTACATTGGAAAAAAATTCCCATACATACAAATATGCAAATTAGAATGTGCAGGCGGTGAATAAATTTCCCTAGTATGAATCCTAGTGAATTTTGTATCCAAATATTTGGTTCTTTCGGTTTCATCAAGAATACAAAGTAGTCAAACTGAACCAAACAAAATAAAGTCAATTAATTGCTGAATCTAGAAAAATTGACACTCCGTCGTTGCCACAGTTAGCGGAAACACTATCCTACCAGGAAGTACATGTATGAAAGGTATCTGTTTGCCAATCCCAAGATGGATTATTTTTGATCCCTGTCCAAATCCCTGTTGGTGCAGATACAGTTAAATTGTAGGCATCCTGAAAACTTTTGTTAAATGAGGATTAAATGTAAAAATTCATTTGACAGATACTAATCCGAGATAAACACCTAACAAACTGTTAATTAAATTTAATATATGGATTCAAGGTAAGATTGGGGAAAAATATGAACATAAAAAAAAGCTTATTTTATAAAATTGGAATTGGTGGTGTCATAATTTCATGTATCATTACGGCATGCTCCATTTCAAAAAAAGAAGGAACGAACAATAACGAAATTTTCGCACTTCTAGCTGCCATATCAGCTACAGCAGGGACTGTCGCACCTACATTAACAGCTACAGGTGGCAATCTCCAAATTGTACTTTCTTGGGATACAATCGCAGGTGCAGAATCGTATAACCTTTATCATTCTACTTCAGAAAGTTTCACATCTCAAACAGGTTCAAAAATTACTGGTGTGACATCACCATATGTGCATACAGGTCAAGTGGATGCAACTTCAAGGTCATATTTCCTTACTGCAGTCCGTGGTGGGCAAGAAGGACCAGCTTCGAGCATCCAAACAGCTACTGCCGGTCTTTGCGGTAACAATATCACTCAGACATATGCATCAGAAGCATGCGATGATGGCAATACGATTGATAACGGAAACGGGTGTTCAACAACCTGCAAACGTGTTGGTTTCTGTGGTGATGGCACAAGACAAAGCATTTTTGAAGCCTGTGACTCGTCAGGTGTTAATGCAGTTGCTTGTGACTCGGATTGTACAGCTCCAGTGTGTGGTGACGGCATTCGCAATGCAGCTGCTGGTGAAGCATGTGACGATGGTAATGTGAACAACGGTGACACTTGCAATAGTACTTGTTCTGGACCTTGACCTTTTTTCTAAAAAAAAATAAAGTCACTGGATCCATGGACACATCTAACTTTTCATATCATTATTCTCTGATTTAACAACTTGGAAATAATTTTTTCCCAACAATTGACGGAAATTCTTTTGTCACATTGAAAAAACGGAATCTGTATTTCAGGAGAATTCCTGATAAAAAAATTACTGAACACCATTTAAATTCGTTCGAATTTAGGATACCAACTGTCGTAGTAAGTATGAAACAAAGGAATCAACTTTTACATCTTCCCAATTGTTTTCGTTTTCAAATTCCATTAACATTGGTTTTGAGCACTCTTGGTTTTACCTTGTCTTGTTCAGCCCTCCCAAATGAAATCACAGGAAAATCGGATGCAGACAATAATATGTTACTCTCCACTCTACTCCTCGTTCAACTTAGCCAAACAAACGTCCCACCGACTGTAAAACAAAATTCAACTTATACTGTTTCCAAATCGACATTTGTGTATGCACAAGCACTAAGCCATTCGAATTGGGGGACAAACACAACCAGTGTTGTCAATTTAGGTTTAGATTTATATCTACCCGAGAACGCGCCAACAAACCGACCTGCTATGGTCCTCATCCATGGTGGAGGGTTCACAACAGGATCGAAAGAAGATACAAACATCGTTGAGATTGCCAATTATTTTGCCAGTCGTGGCTGGGTATGTATTTCTATCAACTATCGATTGGTATCTGCTTACGGAACACTTTCTACTGCCTGGGGAACGTATGTGTTAAACTCATCCCTTACACCCACAGAAAAACAACAAAGTTATGCCATGTATCCAGCTGCTCGTGATGCAAAGGCTGCTGTTCGTTGGCTTTATGCCAATGCTTCAGCTTATGAAATTAACACTAATTATGTGACTGCATTAGGTGGTTCTGCTGGCTCTTTTTTAGCCAATATGTTAGGGATCACCAATGCAAATGATTTTCGAGATGAGACTTTAACTTTAACTGATTCCACTCTTTCAACGACAAACCTTTCAGCAGGTTCTAAAATCCATACCATCATCGACCATTGGGGTGGGATCAATCATATGACATACCTCCAAGCCATTACCGGTCAATCTAGGTTTGATGTTAGCGATCCTCCAGTGAGTATAGTGCATGGCACAGCTGATGCAGATGTTCCCTTTACTCAAGCAGAAGCACTAAGAGATGCATACATATCTTCTGGGGCATCCTATGAGTTTAATCCACTGGTAGGTGCTGGCCATGGGGCTTGGACTGCTACCATCAACGGTAAAACTCTATCTGAAAATGCATTCCAGTTCATTACCACAAAACAAAAGCTAACTGTAAATTAAAGAAACTCTCTGATGAGAAAGTCAGTTGAATTCTAGTAAATTCTAATCTATTTGTTGTAAGATTAAAAAAAGTAACTAATTTTCTTAATTCTTTCGGCATTTTCCTAAATAGGAAAACTAACAATGAAAAATTTTAATTTAATTTAATATTCTATAATTTATTGACAAGACTTTTCCTATGTAAATAAAACAATATTATGGTTTGAGGAAATAAGTTTGAAAATCATACATTCCATTCTATCTTTAGCATTTGTTGTGAGAAAAAGAAGTGAATACACCTTATCACTTCTATTCCTACTCAATTTTTGGCTATTGTTTTCCTGCCAAAACATCCAAATGGAAAATGTATGTGATCCAAATGGAGAAGCTTACATTAGTACGCTTCTCACAAAAATAATTTTTAGAGACAAATCTTCACATTGTGGAACGAATCTATCGTCTCTAAACCCGCGTATTGCTTCTGATGGAAGTTTATGGACTTCGCGAACCATCCCTTCCGGAAATTGGGTATCTGTTGCTCACGGTAATGGAGTGTTTGTTGCAATTGCTGATGGAGTTGGGAACACAATGGCAGCTACTTCTACCGACGGCATCAACTGGACGCAACGAACAATGCCAGTAGGAGCTTGGTGGATTTCTGTCACATTTGGGAATGGATTATTTGTAGCTGTTGCAAGTAGCAATAGTACGATTGCAGCTACATCCACAGATGGCATCACTTGGACACAACGTACGTTACCAGCCCCCACAACTGGTTGGCAATCAGTTACATTTGGGAATGGTGTCTTTGTTGCTATTGACATTTCGAGTACGCGAGCAGCTTCGTCTACAGATGGGATTAACTGGACATTAAGAACTCTTCCTGTAGCTGCTACATGGTGGACAGTAAGTTATGGCAACGGTGTTTTTGTTGCGATTACATTTGGAGATTCTATCGCTGCCACCTCGCCTGATGGAATCAATTGGACACAAAGGACGTTACCAAGTGCATCCAATTGGCAATCGATCTCTTTCGGGAATGGAATATTCGTGATAGTTGCTGATGGCAGTAATACTTCAGCAACTTCCACCGACGGTATAACCTGGACCCAACGTACTCTTCCGCTCAACAGGAATTGGTATTCTGTTACATTTGGAAATAGTGTTTTTGTTGCGATCGCTTATAATTCTTCCATTGCCATCACATCAAATGATGGAATCAACTGGACACAACGTACTCTACCAAACATTGCAAACTGGTATACTGTTGCTTATGGTGATGGCGTCTTTGTTGCTGTCTCGTACGGCTCTTCCTCTGCAGCATCATCCCCTTAAATATTATACAGAACAAAATAAAAGAAAATACCTTAATGATGACAGCAAGTAAATCTTGAACATATAAAAGTGTATTTTTAATTCATATCTAACAAGGTAGATAATTGAGCCATACTACTTGTAGATGAATATATTTTCCAATGCAACTACAGTCCTTTAACATATTAAAAATAAATTTCTCTTCTGAGACAAAATTAACCATTCAGTTAAAAATATTTCGAATGATTGAAGATATATCATGAATTCGATTTTTAAAAAAGAGACCATTCCAATTGGATTTGAGGATTAAGAATAACTTGATTAAGAATTTACATATAGCTGGTTTTAAGACAAAATTTTTTCACAAAAATACTTCATATAACATCAAATTTATATTCTTTAAAACTTACTCCATTTCTTTCTTAAATCTAACAAACTTATATTTAGGCTCTTCCATCTCTGAATTATCTAGATATAAGTATCTAATATCCAATCCTAGAAATCAAAATTAGAACCTTTAAGTCTTTCTCATTCTAAAATTTTTAGTAAATCCATAAAATTAAATTATGTCTCAGAAAAAATTGAAAAGAGTATAAATTTCAAAGCTAACTCAATCTATATGATTTTTCCAAAAACTAACTTCCGTAAAGTTTTTAGTTTACAAATGGACACTTACATCACAATTTTCGTTATACTCATTTATGTTTTACTAATATTTTAAAATAGGAAATCGCTAATATGGAATCAGGTTCTCAAAGTAATCTTTCAACCGACATTACTCAAATAGGGACAGATGCTACTCTTCTATTAGAACTGGTCGGAGAGAATTATCCCAACGGTTCCATAAGTTTGATTGATAAAGATCTTCGTTTTATATACACGAATGGCAGTGGCTTCAAAAAATTCGGAATCGATCCGAAAACATTCATCAACAAGAGTATTTTTGACGTATTACAGCCAGAAGTTTACATTTCAATCAAAAATCACATTTCTCATGTGTTTGCAGGTAACTCAATCGTACATGAAGTCAGGTCACAAAATGCATACTTTCTAAATTCGTATAAACCTATTATTAATGAAAATGGTAAAATAGACACATTCATTTTAACATCTCAGGATATAACTGATTTCAAAAATTTAGAAGCAGAACATGAGAAATTACAAAGTGTCGTAAAGAATAGTATAAATGAAATATATATTTTTGATGCTAATAACTTTAAAATAGAATATATAAATGAATCAGGTTTAAAAAATTTAAAATATAAATTAGAAGAAGCTAAAACAAAAACAATATTTGATATCAAACCGAATTTTGAAGAGAAAACTTTCAAAGCAATGATACAACCAGTGCTTCATAAAAAAATTGATAAATTAATTTTTGAAACATTCAATAAAAGAGCGGACGGAACTTACTATCCAGTTGAAGTTCACCTTCAATTAATAGAACATCAAGGCAAACTAAAAATCTTCACAATTGTCCTAGATATATCTAATGTAAGACAATATGAAATGAGCATTCAAGAAAAAAAGGAAGAATTAGCAGCTACAATTGAAGAACTTAATGCAACTACCGAAGAACTTAAAGAACAAAACGAACAATTAATTAAACTTTTAGATGAAAAAGAGAACTTATTTAAAGAAATACATCATAGAATCAAAAATAATCTTCAGATGATCTTAAGTCTCCTTTATATAAAGTCTCAGCATACCATGGATTCCAACATTCTCAATTTCATACAAGAAACTAAGAATCGAATTTTTTCTATCTCCTTGTTGCACGAACAATTACTTCAATTAAAGAGTATAAATAAATTAGACGTCCAAGAATACTTCCATTCCTTGATAAAGAATATCATGGCTTCCTACGAAGTTCCTGAAAAAGTATACATTTTAGATTTCGATGTCGATAAATTTGAATTGCAAATCGATAAAATAGTAAATCTGGGTTTGATCATAAATGAAATAATATCAAATATATACAAACATGCCTACTCTGATGCAAATGGTGGAAATATCTTAGTGAGAGGATATATAATTGACTCTCGTTGCAAATTTTTAGTCGGAGACGAAGGAAGGGGTGGAGTGAATGTATTAGATACTTCAAATTCCTATGGAACACAGCTTATCAAACTTTTTGCTGAACAATTAGGAGCAAAATTGACAATCGATATTGAAAATGGAACAAAATATACCATTGAATTTGGTGTTTTATGAAGAGAATCATGATTGTTGAAGATAATGCGGTAGTTGCAATGCATCTAAAAATGCTTTTGGAACAAAATGGATATCTGGTGATCGGGAAGTGTACGAGAGGAGAAGATGCAATTCTAATGGCAGAATCGAATTCTCCAGATTTAATTTTTATGGATATAATGCTTGAGGGAGAAGTTAATGGAATTGATGCTACGCATAAAATCCGAAAATTTAGCAACGCACCTATTATTTTTATGAGTGCTTTAACAGACGAAAATTCTTTAAGGCAAATGAATCAATTTTCAAATATTAAGTTAACTAATAAGCCATTTAAGGAACTGGAATTACTATCAATGACAAAACAGATTCTAGGGATGTAAAATCACTATAGAGTTATTTAATATTCTATTTATAATTTCCTCTACTTGAAATAATTAAATTATTTTCATATTCGGGAAATTGAGCTACAAACATCATTAAGGATCAACACTCAAACATAATCTAATTAATATAGATAGACGAGACACTAAAAAGTCTTTTTTTTCAAATTTGACTAATCAACCGTATCATAAAGTCCACCATTGCTATGGTTTTAATTCTGTAATAAAATATTGATTAAATAAATATTAGCGAAAAATGTATATTATTAAGTAGAATCAATTAAACTAGGTATTATGTATATATTGAATATCTCGACTTCAATTCTCGTATTTTTATTAGCTTCTATCCATATTTATTGGGCGTTTGGTGGTTTATGGCCTGGAAAGAATCAACAAGATTTAATTAACAAAGTATTTGGAAGGGGAAACAAGTTTCCATCGCCATTCAGTTGTTTTGTTGTAGCTATAGGATTGGTTTTGTTTTCAAGTTTACCAGTTTTCTGGTTAGTTCGAAACGATTTGGGGATAAGCCCACAGTATGCCAAAATGATTCGTTACAGTATGATTTTTGTAGCCATTGTCTTTCTTTTAAGAGGAATAATCGGTTATCTCCCTTGGGTCACCAAACATTGGGAGCCAATATTTGTACGTTATACGATACGAATGTACAATCCACTTTCACTTTTGATTGGCTTTTCATTTTTACTGATGAGTATTTAAGCTAATGTGCGATTAATTGAAATCAAGTGAGGAAAGAAACACAATCGATTGTAAATATCGATTGTGTTATCATTGTCATAACTAATTTTATGGTTTAATTTTTTCTCATGCAATAAGTCAAAGCTATGTTTTTAGGACGAGTTTCATTTCCATATCGAACTGTTCCATTAACACCATCTGTAGGACTTCCAATGCTAACAGAACCAGAACCAACATATGCGGTTCCTGCACCACTCCAAGAATTCTGTTGCATGACACTTGCCGAGATTCCTGTTACTTGGTGAAAGTGACCTTGGAAACTATCGTTTTGAAAATCTCCAATTGGTCTTGAACCGGCTTCATCTCTACCTGCTGCACCTGTTCCGATATCATCCCTTCCTCTTACAAAAGCTCCTCTTAAGTTTGGAGTGCCGTTCGTTCCATCTGCAGGTGCCCAACCTTCAGGGCAGTTGTTTAGATAAAATGCCACAACCGCACCTTCTGGAGCAGCAATGAGAAAGTTTTGATTGATCCTTGCAGAACTAATCACTTCTCCTGGAGCAAATAAGTTCATCGCTGCCGCAGCTGCCACTAAACTTGTTGTAAAAAATCCTAAAGTAATCCCAACACCTTTATAAAACCCACTTCTTAAATATTCTTTAATATTACCTTTCATTTGTTTTTTCCTCTTAAATTATTTAAACGTTCTAATTAAAAATACACG comes from the Leptospira ellinghausenii genome and includes:
- a CDS encoding lactonase family protein, with protein sequence MGIFFQCKPTELNSVCDSSSKSFKDSILLLLTSSERFQFCGGTVFQKRVRTPRFLLVSNVGTTSATSSISVFRIDSNTGQISAVNGSPFQLTDRPRFTITNSSGTIVYVANVGNTSVSTLSLNPENGTLSSKSTDLVLPSTPYSLVMDPSEKYLFASSETTQQIHRMAIDSSGNISIISPATSTSNPTAGAVGRLAFDATGKHLYVGLTGAAANVSGIQGFNLDPLSGTLTSVGVYSTNENNISVAVSPNGQFVYGANYFSQDVFPFVRNQTNGTLSIQTAVSAGSAPAYAIVDPLNRFLYVANSGIGQGTISAYKIDQVNGTLTSISGSPFNSGFSPIGISIDQSGKYLYTSNTQDGNVSGYTISETGALSPIVGFPVSAGTNTFSVEIVSY
- a CDS encoding DUF4215 domain-containing protein; translation: MNIKKSLFYKIGIGGVIISCIITACSISKKEGTNNNEIFALLAAISATAGTVAPTLTATGGNLQIVLSWDTIAGAESYNLYHSTSESFTSQTGSKITGVTSPYVHTGQVDATSRSYFLTAVRGGQEGPASSIQTATAGLCGNNITQTYASEACDDGNTIDNGNGCSTTCKRVGFCGDGTRQSIFEACDSSGVNAVACDSDCTAPVCGDGIRNAAAGEACDDGNVNNGDTCNSTCSGP
- a CDS encoding alpha/beta hydrolase gives rise to the protein MKQRNQLLHLPNCFRFQIPLTLVLSTLGFTLSCSALPNEITGKSDADNNMLLSTLLLVQLSQTNVPPTVKQNSTYTVSKSTFVYAQALSHSNWGTNTTSVVNLGLDLYLPENAPTNRPAMVLIHGGGFTTGSKEDTNIVEIANYFASRGWVCISINYRLVSAYGTLSTAWGTYVLNSSLTPTEKQQSYAMYPAARDAKAAVRWLYANASAYEINTNYVTALGGSAGSFLANMLGITNANDFRDETLTLTDSTLSTTNLSAGSKIHTIIDHWGGINHMTYLQAITGQSRFDVSDPPVSIVHGTADADVPFTQAEALRDAYISSGASYEFNPLVGAGHGAWTATINGKTLSENAFQFITTKQKLTVN
- a CDS encoding PAS domain-containing sensor histidine kinase, which translates into the protein MESGSQSNLSTDITQIGTDATLLLELVGENYPNGSISLIDKDLRFIYTNGSGFKKFGIDPKTFINKSIFDVLQPEVYISIKNHISHVFAGNSIVHEVRSQNAYFLNSYKPIINENGKIDTFILTSQDITDFKNLEAEHEKLQSVVKNSINEIYIFDANNFKIEYINESGLKNLKYKLEEAKTKTIFDIKPNFEEKTFKAMIQPVLHKKIDKLIFETFNKRADGTYYPVEVHLQLIEHQGKLKIFTIVLDISNVRQYEMSIQEKKEELAATIEELNATTEELKEQNEQLIKLLDEKENLFKEIHHRIKNNLQMILSLLYIKSQHTMDSNILNFIQETKNRIFSISLLHEQLLQLKSINKLDVQEYFHSLIKNIMASYEVPEKVYILDFDVDKFELQIDKIVNLGLIINEIISNIYKHAYSDANGGNILVRGYIIDSRCKFLVGDEGRGGVNVLDTSNSYGTQLIKLFAEQLGAKLTIDIENGTKYTIEFGVL
- a CDS encoding response regulator → MIVEDNAVVAMHLKMLLEQNGYLVIGKCTRGEDAILMAESNSPDLIFMDIMLEGEVNGIDATHKIRKFSNAPIIFMSALTDENSLRQMNQFSNIKLTNKPFKELELLSMTKQILGM
- a CDS encoding DUF3995 domain-containing protein; translated protein: MYILNISTSILVFLLASIHIYWAFGGLWPGKNQQDLINKVFGRGNKFPSPFSCFVVAIGLVLFSSLPVFWLVRNDLGISPQYAKMIRYSMIFVAIVFLLRGIIGYLPWVTKHWEPIFVRYTIRMYNPLSLLIGFSFLLMSI
- a CDS encoding phage tail protein, with translation MKGNIKEYLRSGFYKGVGITLGFFTTSLVAAAAAMNLFAPGEVISSARINQNFLIAAPEGAVVAFYLNNCPEGWAPADGTNGTPNLRGAFVRGRDDIGTGAAGRDEAGSRPIGDFQNDSFQGHFHQVTGISASVMQQNSWSGAGTAYVGSGSVSIGSPTDGVNGTVRYGNETRPKNIALTYCMRKN